The Cylindrospermum stagnale PCC 7417 genome segment AAACCACTCAGGCGCAAGACATAGTTAAATACATCTTGTACTGGCTCGTTTTCTATATCTAGAGAGATGGTTTGAGAAGTTGTTTGTTCGCTATTAGCAGGCGCAGACTGACCGCCTGGAGTCGGCGCTCCTTCGCCTCCCACATAAGCTAAGTTCATCCCAGCAGCACGGGCCAGCAGTGACAAAACCTCCCGAACCGGAGCATCTCGCAGCACTAAGCGAGGAACACGTTCCTGAGTTCCCAAGTCGATATTACTTGGAGAGGCATCAGTATTGGCGACGGAAATATCCCCCACCGGTGGAGCGACGGCTCTGGGCAAGAAAGGTGGAGCTTGGTTGTAAGGTTGACCAATTCCTGCTGGCTTTGCAGGTGTCCCATCAATTGTGACTTCTGGGTTGGGGACGAGAACATCTGGTTTTTGACCAGGCTGGACTGGGGTAGCGGTAGGCGGTGTTGCGGCTATTGGCGTTGTTGGTGCTGATGCTGTGGTGTTAGTAGATGGTGTAAAGCCAAGGGTAATGCCGTCTTGCTTTCGCACCACAGGTTGACTGCTGGGGACATTGTTGCTTCCAGTTACCATCACCCGGACGCTATTGGCATCAATCTGAACAATCTCGACTGAAGCAATTCCTGGAGCGGGGTTTTCTTGGCGGAAATTATTGCCTTGTGGTAAACGTAGTTGAGTATTAATAATATCTGCAACTAAGGCTTTGCCTTTTTTGGTGGTGAAAACTTGCGGGCGATCGCCTGAAGAAGTTTTCAAAACAACATTAACTCCACCATCAACTGGATTTAGCTGCACCGCAGTAATTGCGGTAGTCTGTGCCCACACTGGTTGTGAGGCCAATAATACAAAAGCTGTAGCACCCAATATTAAACCGTTACCGTGAAACTGTTTCACAGTTCATTCCTCACCTTAAATTAAAACCGTGTTAACCAAAATTCTTTGAGTAGTTAAACCCTAATTTAGTGATGTGCGACTTAAGATTTTGGTCTCTCTTCATTGTAGGAGAGAGATTTTTAATCCTGATCCCCAAACAGCTAACAATCATTCTTTTCGCTTCCCTCCCCTACAAGAGGAGGGCTAGGGAGAAGTTGTTGGGGTTGGGGGTTAGGTTTCCGGATAAGTCGCAATCTATTAGCACTCAGAACTTTTTTTGTTACTTCTTGGCCGTGGCTTTCGCTGCGGTGGCAATTGTTGCTTCATCCTCTGGAGTAAGTGGCATCAATGCCTGTATCTGGAAGGATGTTGTAATCTTCGCTGGAGCATTTCGCACCCCTTTGTTTTTATCTTCTGAGGAGGTAACCTCTGGTGGAGTCAATGTTGATTGAAAGTCTTTAAGTATTAACAAAGGCTGTAATCGCTCAATGTTACGTATAATCGATTGTGTTTGTTCAAAAGTGCCAACAATTTCAACGTTGGTATTGAGGCGTTTCAGCTTGTTATCGACTTGTACTCCTAGAGTGCTATCAGTAATTATTTCTGGTTTATTTGAAGCTGGCACAAACTTCTTCATTTGAGCGCCCACGCCATTTACAGGACTTTTCCCATTGCTGGCGGACTGAACTAAGCGATTCATGTCTAGCAGCAAGGTATCCAAGGTTTTTTCGTTAGCAAATAAACTTAAAACCTGACTCTTTTGCTGCTTTGCTTGAGCTAACTCTTCTTTTACCTTGTCAGCCTGTTTGACCTGAATTTTCTTTTGGTCAATTTGCCCTTGGAGTCCGTTGCTTTTTTCTTGCTGCTGCTGATAGCTTTCCCAAGCTGGCATCACCAAGTTTAGCAGCATATAGACTGCTCCCAAAAATCCCAAGGTTCCCACGATAATGCCAATCATTGGGGGTGTGAAGGAAATACCAAAGACAACGGGATAGGGTGGTGTGCCTTCATCAAACACCCCACCTTGTTCTGCAAAATTCAAATCATCCGTGAACGTCATTTTGAAATGACTCCTGTTTGTTGCATACTACGAATCCGAGCCACTAGTCCCACTGTGCCTTTTTTCTCCAATTCCTGAAGTAGCTGAGACGCTGGAATCTCGCTCAGACTTGATTGGATAGTGTATTTCACTATTTTGGGTGGTTTAATTGGCACAGAACTTCCACCAGAACCCGCTGGTAATGGAGCATCTACTAACTCTGCTGCAATAATTCTGCTGTCTGAGGAATTCAAGAATTTAGATTGTTCCAGACTTAGCAAGAAATCGTTGACATCATTAAATGAGCTAGCAAACCCGTTAATTTCTAACCCCCCAGCGATATTGGTCGGTGCTTCTCCCTTAACTGGGACAACGGGTGGTATTTGTTTGATATTCTCAATTCGTACCGGAACTGGTATGCGATCGCGCAAATCTTGCAACATTGCCGACCAAGGACGAATCTGATCGAACACAGTGACTAAAGCTTGAGTTTCTCCTTTAATGGCGATCGCCTCACCCCGGATTTTGTTAATGTCTGCTATTTGTTTGTCTAACTTCTGGTTTTCCTGTTCTAGCGCTGCTGTTTGCCGCTCTAACTCGCTACTTTTCGCTTGCAAAAATAACCAACTACACGCCACCAAAGCCGGGAAACACAAACCTATGCCAAGTCCCAGATAAACAGGCCTTAAATCGCCAATTTGAACCGATTTTCCCGGCTTTTTGTCAGAGGTTTTATGATAAGCTGGGCGGTCTTTAAGAAAGTTAATATCCAGACTGTACATTCCGTCACACCTCCCGCATTCCTAGACCAAGTACTATCCCCAACCCAGGGCGTTGTGCTAGGGGATATTTTTCCGCATCAACTTCCAAAGACAAAGACCCTATGGGATCTATTTGGGTAGTTGGCAAACTCAATCGTTGAGTAAAGAACTCATCTAACTGTTGGAGTCCGCCCCCCGGTCCAGCCAGTAGAATCTGCGCTACTTCCAAATTTTCACTTTGATTAAGGTAAAAATCGATGGAACGCCTCAATTCATCTGATAGTTCTCCCAACACTCTCAACATCGCTGCCATACCAGGATTAATGCCGGTGACACCAGTTTTCCCACCATCTATGGGATTTGAGGGAATAGTCATTCCCTGCAACATTTCCATATCTCGTGAAGTGGGTAAATTCATTGCCCTTGATAAAGCAGTTTGCAGTTGATAAGTGCCGATTGGCACCGTGCGCGAAAATTGCGGCACTCCATTAATGATGATGGCAATTTCTGTGCTGTCGAACTCAATGTCAACTAGTACCGCAGCTTCTTGCGGTCCGAATAGCCGCAGCTGATCACGAATAGTCCTAATTAAAGCAAAACTGTTAATCTCTAAAACATCAATTTGTAATCCTGCCTGCTCAAATGTACTAATGTAGGTATCCGTCACCTCCTTGCGAGTAGCAACCAACAGCACACGTACTTTTTCAATGCCATCCTCATCTACAAAGTACCCAAGTTTCTGATAATCCACATCAGCTTCTTCACGGGGATAGGGTAAATACAAAGCAGCTTCGTGATTTAACACCATCTCCCGTAATTCTCTATCATCTAACTCTGCTGGCACGGGTATCAGACGCACAATGGAATCTCGTCCTGGTACACAAGTAGCCACACGAGATACCTTGATTTTACTTTCAGCTAGGGCCTGCTGGATTAGTTCCGCCATTGCTGGAGGGTTGGCAATTTGACCATCGGTAACTATACCTTCGGGAACAGCTACCGATGTCAAAGACTCTAATTTCACACCTTGGCGTTGCTTGCGTAGTTGAACTATATTCACTCGTTCTGGCGCAAGTTCAATGCCAACCCCTTTATTAGAATTACGAAATAGACTATTGAGGTTGAAGCTTTTGACCACAGTTTTGTCCACTAGACTGCTAAATGGAAAATTTAAATACTATTCAAAACGAGCTGGATATCAAGTAATCGATTTAGCCTATAATCTCGACAACTATACATAACTTTTCACCCCGATCAACCGTAAAAGTACTAGCACGATGATTAAAATGCCAAAATTTAAACAGCTAACTGTTTTTGTACTGCTCGGCTTATTCACCAGTTGGATTGTAAGTTGCAGCACAGGTAACGTTGGCACAGGTGCAAAACAAGCTTCAGAAGCGGCAACTATTGAGTTTTGGACGATGCAACTCCAACCCCAGTTTACCAATTACTTCCAAAGCTTAATCACGAAGTTTGAATCGCAAAACCCCAGTATCAAGATTAACTGGGTGGATGTACCTTGGGCTGCTATGGAGAACAAAATTTTAACAGCTGTCTCAGCAAAAACGCCACCTGATGTTGTGAACCTCAACCCAGATTTCGCTTCCCAACTGGCAGGACGAAATGCCTGGTTAGATTTGGATGCGAAAGTCTCTAAGGTCGTACGCTCCTCCTATCTGCCAAATATCTGGAAAGCAAGTACGCTCAATGGCAAGAGTTTTGGGATTCCCTGGTATCTCACCACGCGGTTAACTATTTATAACACCGATTTATTAAAACAGGCAGGTATCAGCAAACCGCCTGCTACTTACGCAGAATTAGCCAAAGTCGCACAACAAATTAAAGATCAGACTAAGAAATATGCGTTTTTTGTGACTTTTGTACCGCAAGATTCCGGTGAAGTGCTGGAATCCTTTGTGCAGATGGGAGTTACCCTAGTAGATACCGAGGGTAAAGCGGCGTTTAACTCCCCACAAGGCAAAGCAGCATTTCAATATTGGGTAGATTTGTATAAAAAAGGTTTGCTTCCTAAAGAATCTTTGACGCAGGGACACCGTCATGCAATTGATTTATACCAAGCTGGAGAGACAGCGTTGTTAGCTTCTGGTCCAGAGTTTCTCAAGACGATCGCCAATAATGCCCCGAAAATCGCTCAAGCTTCAGCTATAGCTCCCCAACTCACAGGTGATACAGGCAAGAAAAATGTCGCCGTGATGAATATAGTCATTCCCCGCGACACCAAAAAACCTGACGCTGCAGTCAAATTTGCCCTATTTGTCACTAATGACGAAAACCAACTAGCTTTTGCCAAAGCTGCGAACGTCTTACCATCAACAATCAAAGCACTGGGTGACAGCTACTTTAAAGATGTGGCAGCTAATGCTACAACAGTGGAAAAGGCAAGAGTTACCAGTGCCAAACAACTACAACAGGCAGAGATATTAACCCCTACACTCAAGGATTCCAAAAAACTGCAAAAGTCAATTTACGAGAACTTGCAAGCCGCTATGCTGGGTGAGAAGACAGTAGATAAAGCCGTAGAAGATGCAGCGCAACAGTGGAATAATCGGTAATTGGTAACGGGTAACGGGTAACGGGTAATTGGTAATGGGTAATTGGTAATTGGGAAAAAGAAAAAACCCTTATCTATTGCCCATGCCGAAAAAATGCCCTATTAAATACAGGGAACCACATAAAACTACTAAATTATCTGTCGGAGTAAAAGCAGCATCTAACGCTGATGTTAAATCTGGATATGTGCTGCAAAAGCTCAATTCTGGACAGACATCAGCGGCTAGTTTGGCTAATTCACCAGGGTAAGCTGAACTACTATCTGGTACTGGCACTAAATACAATTTATCTCCTGGACAAAGTAAAGCTTGGAATATGTCTTGATGTTCTTTAGTAGAGAGCATTCCCATCACCCAAGTTACAGAATCCTGAGTAGTCTGTTCTCCCTGCTGACTCTCAGGGGTAGGGGGTGGGGTCAAACTATCAACATAATCGCGTAAAACTTCGGCTGCGGCGGGGTTATGGGCGCCATCAATTAATAATTTATGGTTTTTCCAAGTAACCCATTGCATCCGTCCTGGCCACTTGGTTTTCGCCATACCATTGATTATGGCTGCTTCAGAAATTTGCCAACCCTTTTCTTGCAGGATTTCCAAAGCAGCTAAAGCCAAAACCGAATTAGTTAGCTGGATTTGTCCTTGCAATGGTAAAGGATATTTAAGAGTGTTTGAATTTTGAATTGTTTCATATTCTGCCCATCCTGTAGCTATTTGACGGGCAGGTTGAGGGGTAAAAATAGGGCATTGTAATTCTACAATCCGCGATTCTACTACTCTATCTGCGTCCGGTGACAACGGACCAACCACAGCAGGACATCCAGGTTTCAAAATTCCAGCTTTTTCTCTGGCAATATCAGCGACAGTGGGGCCGAGTTGTTGCCAGTGTTCACGGCTAATATTCGTAATGATCGTCACAAGAGGCTGGGAGCAGACATTAGTGGCATCCAAGCGCCCTCCTAGTCCAACTTCTACCACCGCTACATCGACTTGCTGTTGAGCAAAATACAACCAAGCCGCTGCGGTAATTACTTCAAACTGAGTTGGGGACTCTTGATTATGGTCAATGGCCCCTTGAACTTGTAGGATTAATTGAGAAAATGCCTCGGAAGAAATTGGCTGTTCGTTGAGGCAGATGCGTTCTGTCCAATCGACTAAATGGGGGGAAGTGTAGCGTCCTGTGCGATAACCAGCCTCGGTGAGTACAGAGGAGAGATAGGCACAGACAGAACCTTTGCCATTAGTGCCAGCAACATGAATGACTGGGACTTGGTGATGGGGGTTGCCGAGATTTGCCAATAATTTGACAATGCGCGCGAGTCCCAGATGGACACCAAAGTGTTGAAAGGGTTTGAGTAAAGAATCTATATGCACAAATGGGTAAGTAATTAGTCTCGAATAATAATTAAAAATATTGAAATTGGTTTGTAGTCAGGACTTTAGTCCTATTTTTTCCGGAGAAAGCGGGCATAGCTGCCCTGACTGCGGAGGGTTTCAGAGAGAGGGCTGAAGCCCTCACTACAAACTTTATGGGTAATAGGTAAAAAATTCCCCATTACCCATTAGCCAATGGGGAATTTAAGCTTCTTTGTTCAAAAAGTTTTGAACTTGTCTTAATGCCGCAGCACCAATGTTAAAGACAGCCCAACCAGCAGCGATGGCTACTGGTGCTAAAACGATGACTACGCGATAATCAATGTCCATATCTAGAAACCCTCTTTTAATCAGAACTTAAAGTTTTGTCAACTGCTCTCATTTTTATTTTTAGCTGAAGTGGGCAACTTTTCCAGCCTGATGTGTAAAGAATGATTAAAGTTTATTCATTAGTCATGTCCCCAGCCTCTTGGCTAGGGCTGGTGAAAACCAATATCTGTACCGTTACCAGCATGAACCAAGGCTAATTTTTGGTAGCGTTTAGCGTGTTCGATGAGTTCTGCCGCTTCGGTGTCTGTAACTTGACGCTGCACTTTGCCAGGAATGCCAACGACTAGGGACAAGGGCGGTACATTTTTAGTCACTACTGCACCAGCACCAATGATACTACCAGCACCCACCCTTACCCCATCTAAAATCACTGCACCAATGCCAATCAAACTTCCACGTTCAATGTGAGCAGAATGCACCACAGCGCGATGGCCTACGGTAACATAATCTTCTAAGATCGTGGGCAAACCAGGGTCACCATGTAGAATTGCCCCATCTTGAATGTTGGTAAACTCGCCAATATCAATGCGTTCTACATCCCCCCTAACGACTGCTCCATACCAAATGCTCACTCCGGAGGCTATGTTTACCGAACCCATAACGACAGAATTCGCTGCTATGAAGGCAGCTTGAGAAAAATCGGGAGATGTCCAGTAAGAAGTGGTAGACACGATAGAATATGAATATGGTACCCAGGAACACTGGAAAAACTCCAACCTTTGAGGCTGGTTGCAAAACCAGGATATCACGGTGTCTAGCCTCTATACCGAGGAAGGCAAGAGTGAAAAAAATCCCTGCCGCAACTTCGTGTCTGTGTAGCAGTGAGCAAGTAACCCAAAGGATGAGAGCAGAAGTGTAAAATCGAACCCACTGATGCTGGTGAAGACAAAACTATGTTTGTACGCACTTCATGATGAATCCAGGCTTGCAGTACCCAATGTTTGGCCCCGAAATACAGTGTCCTCACTGTCGCCAGACTATTCCAGCGCTGACACTAACAGATACATATTTATGTCCGCGTCATGGCGCTTTTGAAGCTGATCCGAAAACTGGGGAATTGATCCATCTACAGTCGGGGCGTCACTGGCGGAGGTGGAATAATGAATGGTATCGTCAACATACCCATCCTGATGGTATTCGGTTTGAAATTCACGAAGCCCTAGATAAGCTGTATACCCAAGGCTATCGAGCAACAAGGGTGATTATTGCGCGACGCTATCAGGAATTGATGAGTGGTTATTTAGAACGCAGTGCACCTTGGCGTACAGGAGTGCCGGAAACTACAGGTGCGCGACTGTACGGATTACCGGTGGAGTTTAGCCCCGATTCTGGGGAGGAACCTTGCTGGGAAGTGATTAATTTTGATTTGGAAAAGGAGCCTGGTGTGCCAGTGCGCTATCCTTATTTCCGATTGTTTGAGTAATGGTCATTAGTCATTGGTCATTTGACAAGTGACTAAAGACCAATGACTAATGACTAATGACTAAATTTATGCATCATGCTTCTATTCGGACTGCAAATATTCATCGTGCGATCGCCTTTTATCAGCAGTTGGGGTTTACAATTTCGGAACGCTTCACTACAGGCTACACCCTAGCTTGCTGGATGGAAGGACTGGGGGGGAGAATTGAACTGATCCAAATTCCCGAACCAAAACCAGCCCCGGACGCTTTTGCAGACGAGCATTATGTGGGCTACTATCATCTTTCATTCGATCTGACGGAGATGACACCAGATTTACCCAGTTGGCTGGATAGCTTAAAAAAACGTTTGGCGGTGGTAGATCAATTACAGCCACTGAAGATCCTTTTGGAACCAACACAGCAACAAATAGGCTCGCGCATTTTTGAAGTCGCCTTCATCGCTGATACTGATAACTTACCCCTAGAATTTATCCGGGTTTTAGCTAAACTCGGTTAGTGAATAGGGAACCCGAAGGTCTTTCTTTCCCAATTCCCAATGTTGTTGCATGTAGCTTTTGCTTGTAGCTGGCAAGATGCTAAGATTAGCTGCTCGGGCATATTACCTTAGTGCTAAATTAGTCGTAGCACACAGATAGCTCCCAGATTTAGACGCAGTAAATTATTGCGCCTTTTTGCATAAAATAACTTTTTTCTAGAGTGTTGCCGAGGTTACAGAATCTCTCATAAATAATAGATTATAGTCATACTCCAAAATAAATATGTAATAAAATTTACATATATATCTGCCAAAGCTCAGTCTGTGTTTTCCACCGTGCATCGATATCGTTTTCCATTATTAATATTGAGTGTCTGGATAATTGCAGTGTTTTTGTTAAGCAACAAGCCTGTTATTAGCCATATTGAAAATTTTCCCCAAACACTGTTAGCAAAAAGCATCAAGACCCCGGCAGTGACAGAAAATGTCAGCAAGACAGTGCTAGAAAATGGTCTGACTGTCTTGACAAAAGAAGTACATAATGCAACCGTGGTGACTGTGCAGGTGTGGTATAAAGTCGGTTCGCGTAACGAAGAACCGGGAGTAAATGGCATTGCCCACCAGTTGGAACATATGATGTTTAAAGGCACAAAAAACCGTCCGATTCAATTTGGACAACTGTTTAGTGCTTTAGGCAGTGACTCCAACGCTTTCACTAGCTATGACCAAACGGCATATTACGGCACTGCGGAACGGGAAAAATTGACAGCGCTGCTGGTGCTGGAAGCAGACAGAATGCAAAATTCCCTGATTGATGTTGAGCAACTAGCAAGTGAAAAGCGGGTAGTAATTTCAGAGTTGCTCTTTTATGAAAATAGCCCGGAATACCGCCTAAATCGAGCCGTGATGCGGGCAGCATTTCCTGATCATGGTTACGGGTTACCTGTTGGTGGTACTAAAGCCGATGTTGAGAAATTTGAAGTTGAGCAGGTGCGGAAATATTACCGCAAATTCTATAGTCCCGAAAATGCTGTTTTAGTAATTGTGGGAGACTTCTCAACGGCAAAAACTCTGGAAACCGTTAAAGAGATATTTGGCAAAATACCCCAGAATAATCCTGAGAAACGATCGCTCTTTTCTGAATCGCCTATGCAACTGAATACTCCCCACGGGCTAAACGCCCCGCTAACAGCAATCAGCACGCCGATAGTGCTGCGAGAACTAGGGGCTGGTTCAATGCTGCAAGTAGTGTATCCACTCCCAAAGGGGAATCAATCGGATGTGCCAGCCTTGGCTGTGATGGATTACATTTTGACAGAGGGACGAAATTCTCGGCTGTATCAGGTATTGGTGGAATCAGGTTTAGTTAGTGAAGTTACATCTGCTGTTGCCAGCTTGCGAGAATTTGGCTGGTACGGAATGTTGTTGACTGCCGCTCATCATCAGGATTTGACAACTATTGACTCAATGCTCAAAAGTGCGATCGCTAATTTAGCCGCAACAGGGGTGACATCTGAGGAATTAGCACGAGCCAAGGCTCAATTAATCGCATCTGTCATCTTAAGTAACCGTGATATCACTAGCCTAGCAATGCAATTAGGCAATGATCAGACCACTGCTGATGATTATAACTATACAGACCGCTACTTAGCCGCTGTCCACCGGGTAAGCGCAGCAGATATAGTGGCTGTGGTCAACAAATATCTGAAACCGGAAATTCGTGTAGTGGGCTTTTTTGAACCAACCGAGAAACTAACAAAAGGGATTGTCGCTAAACCACATTTGGCACAAACTACAGAAAATTTCTCTCCTGTCGCACCTGTAACTCCATCTGAGGTGATCAAGTACCTACCGCCTGTACCTCGAGCTACAGACGCTGTGACACGAGAACTACCACAAGCATTCACTTTTGCCAACGGTCTGCGGGTATTGCTGTTGTCTGACAAGAGTACTCCGACTGTGACTTTGAGTGGTCACATTACAGCCGGGACAGAATTTGACCCAGATGAGCAAGCTGGACTGGCATCACTCGTGGCTGACAGCCTGGTGAATGGTACTAAAACTCAAGATTTATTGACTATTGCCAAAGCTTTAGAAGAACGCGGTGCGAGTTTAGATTTTGAAGCGGATCGTGAAGGTGTGCGTATCCAAGGGAATAGTTTAGCAGCGGATTTACCTGTGCTGCTGGAAACTTTAGCAGATGTAGTTAAAAATAGTACATTTCCCGCAAAAGAGTTGGAAATCAATCGCCAACAGGCTTTAACTGCTCTTGACTTACAATTAGACGACCCTGATGAAGTAGCAAAAAAAGTATTTGTGCAATCGATTTTTCCCAAAAAGCATCCCTTGCACACCTTTCCTACGACTGCGAGCATCCAGCAGATTAAACGTGAGGATGTGATTACTTTCAAGGAAAAACATTATCGTCCAGACACGATGGTGCTAGCGCTGGTGGGAGATTTTGAGGTAGCGACAGTGCGATCGCTCCTTCAGGCTCAGTTTAGTGACTGGCAAGTCAAAGGTCAACCACCAACAGTCAAATATCCCGCAGTCTCGATGCCAGCAAAACTGGTGCGGATAAATCCAGTTCTTCCAGGTAAAGCCCAAGCGATTACTTATATGGGCTATGCAGCTATTAACCGTCAAGACCCCCGATTTTATGCAGCCTTAGTGTTGAATCAGATTTTGGGAGGCGATACGCTATCGAGTAGATTGGGAACAGAAGTGCGCGATCGCCTTGGATTAACTTACGGAATTTATAGCAGCTTCCAAGCCGGAAAAAACGTCGGCACATTTTTGATTGAGATGCAAACCAGCCCAGAAGATACCAGTCAAGCGATCGCTAGCACCCGCAAACTACTACAACAAATCCATCAGCAAGGTGTCAGCGAAAAAGAAGTGGAGACGGCTAAACGCACCTTAATCAGTAACTACAACGTTTCTCTAGTAAATCCAGAAGAATTAACTAAAAAAATCTTGATGAATGAAGTGTACGGACTGGACAAAATAGAACTGCGCTCTTTTACTCAAAAAATCCACCAAGTCACCTTTCCCCAGGTTAATCAAGCAGCTCGTGAGTTGCTCTACCCAGATAAAATCGTGGTCGTAACAGCAGGCCCGCCTGTCTTAGCAGACAGAAGCATTATTCAAAATTCAAAATAGAGACGGAGACCCCCGTAAGAGATACAAAATCCAAAATTCAAAATGAGCAGTTTAGTTAAGAAACTTTACCAACCTTCACACAAAGCGCTACAGGCGTATTTAAATTAGCTTATTTTTAGCGAAGGTATTGTTATACACTACTTAAAGTGTGTATGTAGTTGTGAATAGCAACCTTTCAACTTGTGACGATCCAACCTCACCTAAGCTTGACGTAATTGTCAGGCAATTGGTAGTCCGAAGTAACAGCTTAATAAACACTAATTAACCAGGCTCGATATTTACTGTAAAAAATGACACTACAAATAGCCTTAAATCAAAAAGTGTCCTTATCTGCAAATGTTCTGACTCAAGACTTAGCAGGAGAGTCTGTTTTGTTGAATCTGCAAAGTGAAGAATATTTTAGTCAAAACGAAGTTGGTACAAAAATATTCTTTGTGCTAACTGAGTCAGATTCTATCCAGACAGCTTACGACACCTTGCTAAAAGAATATGAGGTAGAGCCAGAAAAGTTAAAACAAGACTTGCTCAAGTTTATTGATAAATTGGTTAAGGCTGGACTAGTGGAAATTACTGGTTCTTAACTTGTTGAAGCAAAAAATCAAATCATGCGTGTACTGATGATTGGTGCTGGGGGTGTTGCCTTGACAAGACCCTTAGATTGGGCAGTCAAAGCAGGTTATGAAGTTTGGCTACTAGGTGATGTAGACCCCTATGAAACGGAAACTCCCAAAAATTATCGCTATTTCCCCACTGTTTGGCGAAAGTATCTAGAGGAGTTTACCAACACCTACCCATACGAAGATCAGATGGCTGAGGAAATGGCAGAGCCGTTACGTAAACTTGCAGACGAATTCCAGCCTGATATTATCCATGTCCACGCCATTGGTTGGCACGCCCAGTGTTGTGTCCTGGCGAATCTAAGCCCTCTTGTCGTGTCTGCTTGGGGCTTTTTAAATCATTT includes the following:
- a CDS encoding M16 family metallopeptidase, which codes for MFSTVHRYRFPLLILSVWIIAVFLLSNKPVISHIENFPQTLLAKSIKTPAVTENVSKTVLENGLTVLTKEVHNATVVTVQVWYKVGSRNEEPGVNGIAHQLEHMMFKGTKNRPIQFGQLFSALGSDSNAFTSYDQTAYYGTAEREKLTALLVLEADRMQNSLIDVEQLASEKRVVISELLFYENSPEYRLNRAVMRAAFPDHGYGLPVGGTKADVEKFEVEQVRKYYRKFYSPENAVLVIVGDFSTAKTLETVKEIFGKIPQNNPEKRSLFSESPMQLNTPHGLNAPLTAISTPIVLRELGAGSMLQVVYPLPKGNQSDVPALAVMDYILTEGRNSRLYQVLVESGLVSEVTSAVASLREFGWYGMLLTAAHHQDLTTIDSMLKSAIANLAATGVTSEELARAKAQLIASVILSNRDITSLAMQLGNDQTTADDYNYTDRYLAAVHRVSAADIVAVVNKYLKPEIRVVGFFEPTEKLTKGIVAKPHLAQTTENFSPVAPVTPSEVIKYLPPVPRATDAVTRELPQAFTFANGLRVLLLSDKSTPTVTLSGHITAGTEFDPDEQAGLASLVADSLVNGTKTQDLLTIAKALEERGASLDFEADREGVRIQGNSLAADLPVLLETLADVVKNSTFPAKELEINRQQALTALDLQLDDPDEVAKKVFVQSIFPKKHPLHTFPTTASIQQIKREDVITFKEKHYRPDTMVLALVGDFEVATVRSLLQAQFSDWQVKGQPPTVKYPAVSMPAKLVRINPVLPGKAQAITYMGYAAINRQDPRFYAALVLNQILGGDTLSSRLGTEVRDRLGLTYGIYSSFQAGKNVGTFLIEMQTSPEDTSQAIASTRKLLQQIHQQGVSEKEVETAKRTLISNYNVSLVNPEELTKKILMNEVYGLDKIELRSFTQKIHQVTFPQVNQAARELLYPDKIVVVTAGPPVLADRSIIQNSK
- a CDS encoding PqqD family protein, producing the protein MTLQIALNQKVSLSANVLTQDLAGESVLLNLQSEEYFSQNEVGTKIFFVLTESDSIQTAYDTLLKEYEVEPEKLKQDLLKFIDKLVKAGLVEITGS